The following is a genomic window from Methanoplanus sp. FWC-SCC4.
GTTTTGAAAGTTCTGTAGCCGGGGCCAAAGAAGGTGATTTTGTATATTTTGATCCTCCTTATATGCCGGTATCAAAAACAGCTGATTTTACTTCATATAGTTCTTCAGGTTTTTGTTATAATGATCAGAAAAGACTCTCTTTATTATTTCGTGAATTATCAGACAATGGTGTAAATGTAATGCTCAGCAATTCCAACAATCCGGAAATTCATCAGCTATATTCAGGCTACAATATTCATGTCGTAGAAGCCCGGCGGAATATAAATAGTAATCCGGATAAAAGGCTTGGTGCAAGTGAGGTCATTGTTACAAATTATTAAATTTTTTTGTAATTCTCTGAATTTTTATTGCATAAATTTTGGTAAAGATCAGGTGCCGGATTTTAATTAAACGATTTAGTCGATAAAAACCTAATTGATATCAGGGCATTTTAAAAATCGAACAAATGCCGCTTCACCCTTCATATTCAGTTGTAAGGCATGTGACCTGCCAATTATGGCAGAATTGTGAAAAAACATTAATAAATTATTGAAAGCCTATTTACTCTCATAAATACAGTAACCAGGGAACAGATCTTTGTTTATATTTTTACAGATATTTCAATATCTTTGGAAAAAGTAGTTACTTAATATTAACATACAATTTAAGGCAGAGGTGTATTTTATAATGGAAATACCATTTGTAAAACTTCAGGGAAACGGAAATGATTTCATACTTATTGATGAGACTAAAGGGAATGTCATCCCTGATGAAATGAAGGGCCAGTTTGCAAAACTCTATTGCGACAGGCGTTTTGGAATTGGCGGTGACGGAGTTCTTTTTATATCTTCCTCAGAAAAAGCAGATATTAAGATGAGGCTTTTTCAGCCTGATGAAAGTGAAGCGGAGATGTGTGGTAACGGAATTCGCTGCCTTGTAAAATATGCTTATGATATGAAATATATCAAAGAGGAATGTTCGGTTGAAACCCTTGCAGGAATCCTTTTGGTAGAGGCCGGCTATCACAGTGAGGATGAATTTTTTGCTGTAATTGACATGGGAAGAGTAAAATATGACCGTCCTGAAATTCCTGCAAAGGGAGAGGGAGAATATATAGAAGAAATTGAAGGTTTTACAGTTTATGCGGTGAATACCGGTGTACCCCATGCCGTTGTATTTGTTGAAAACCTGGATGAATTTGATATTTGCTCAGTTGCTCCAAAAATAAGGTATCATGAGACATTTTTAGAAGGTGCAAATGTCAATTTTGTCAGCGTAACTGGCGACAGTGAGATAAAAATCCGCACATATGAGCGTGGAGTTGAGGATGAAACATTCAGCTGTGGAACAGGCTCCACTGCATCTGCAGTAGTGTCTTTTAAAACCGGAAAAACGGGTGATAAAGTTCTGGTAAATACAGTCGGGGGGCCGCTTACCATTTATATTTCAAAAAGCGGGGCAAAAATGGAAGGTTCTGCTGAAACAGTATTCTCAGGTTTTATACCTTTATAATCCCTTCATTTATTATTTTAAAATCAAAAGACCTGCCTTCCGGTTTTGATCTGTGTTTTTCAAGAATTGCAGTTTTATGCGAATTTTGTTTTTCAAGTCTGACAATTACTTTGGATATGTGCCTGAGGGAAGTACCTCCAAGACCTGTGAGCATCTCATTGTTTATATCCATATAAACCTGATTTGTCACAATAACAGGAATATCATATTTTCTTGCATATCCAAGCAAATGTATTAACTGTTGTCCCAGCCTTCGCTGCCCTTCCCCTGAATTCCCAAGCTCTACTCTGTAAAGTGCAGTTGCTGAATCAAGAATAATCAGACCTATATCATTATCTCTTAGAAGGGTGTCACACTGTGCAATCATAAGTCCTTGTTCAGAAAAATCCAGTGGTTCAAAAAGGAATAATCTCTCTGCAAGATTTTTTGATTCATCACTTCCTGCAATTTGTTCAAATCTTTCTGCTGAAAAGCCTTCACTGTCAATAATAATTGCGCATTTACCGCTTTTTAAAATATTTACAGCACAAAGGGTGCAAATTGTACTTTTACCTGAGCCGGGCTCTCCGTACATCTGAGTTATGACACGCCTTTCGAGGCCCCCTCCGATTAATTCATCAAAATCAGAAGACCCGGTATTTATCTTTGAAAAGTCCATATTTATTTAGCTCCGTTATCAATCTTTTCTGAAGCTATTCTTTCAGCCATTGCAGCTATCTTTTTGATTGGAAGACCTGTTTCTTCTGCACATTTTTTTGCATCTTCATATTCTGCTTTTAAAGTAACAGGTTCTGTTTCGATCCAGCCTATTTTAACATTTATTGCATATATTCTGCCTTTTAATTCCAGTGATACCGTTTCAAAGGTTCTTTTAAGAATAGATCTGTGTATTGAGCGTATGTGCCTAATACCAAGAGTTCCCAGTTCTTCTGATAATATCCTTACAAACATGTCCGCTTCTTCAGGTTTGCAAATCACTCTGATCAGTGATCCGTTTCTTCCCTTTTTCATATTTATCGGGATTGAAGAAGCATCTCTTGCGCCTTCATCCATAAGTCGCTGTATAGTATATGCTATGACTTCCCCTGTTGCATCATCGACATTTGTTTCAAGGATGTCAACTCTGTCAGATAGTTCATTATTTTGCTCTATTATCAGAGTTCTAAGGACATTGGGGGTATTTTGAGGATTCTTTGTTCCTGCACCATATCCTGTTGCAATTATTCTGCCTTCAGGTTCAGTATTGGAATATGTTGAGAATTCAGAGAGAAGTGCAGCACCTGTGGGTGTACAAAGTTCTCCTTCTTCAGGGTCTTTTCCGTAGATCACCTGAAGGCCGCTTTCTTTCAGGATTTCAATTGTTGCGGGTGCAGGAACGGGTATTTTACCATGCTCACTGTTTACAAACCCGCACCCAAGAGCTAACGGTTTTATATATACTGCATCAGGATTAAGTGATAGAAATGCCGTGCATGCCCCTATCACATCTGCGATTGCATCATCGGCCCCGACTTCATGAAAATGAGTCATTTTTGTGCCGTGAACATTAATCTCTCCTGTATTTATTCTTCCAAAAACACGCTTTGCCATCAGTACTGCTTCTTTTGGGGCAATGCATGTGTCAATAATATTATTTACTTCATCAAGTGTCCTGTGTGCCTTGCCTGCATTGGTTTCGACTTTTACTGCCGAAATACCACATCTTTCAACATTTTTAAAATCCGGTTTTGATACGACAGAGCTCATTGCTTTTTCGACAGAATCTTTATCGGCACCAAGATCCAGCAGTGCACCGATAATCATATCGCCTGCTGCACCATGAAAAGGATCAAAGAGGAGAATTTTCATAAGTAACAAGTACATATAAGCGAGAGCATATATGAGTGTTAAGGTGGACTTATGATTTGTCTAAAAGTAGATAGTGCATATCCCGAGGATCAGGGCGGAGGCAGGGCAAGGCTTGATCCTGAGACCATGCTTCATCTCCATTTATCTCCCGGAGATCTGGTCTATATTGACGGCAAAAAGAGGACAGTAGCAAAAGTCTGGAGAATGCTTGTCAATGACTGGAATCAGGAAAAAGTACGTATTGATAATTATATCAGGTTAAATGCCGAGGTTAGCATCGGAGACAAGGTAGACATTTCTCCTGTAAAAGATGTTGTCGCAGCTGAGCATGTAATACTGGCACCGCCTGAAGATCTTCCAAAACAGCTTCCTATAAATTATAACAGCGCGGTTTCAAGACTGATTGACTTCCCTGTTGTAAAAGGTGATAGTGTGCCTGTTTCTGCCGGGCTGCCATTCATGCAGCCGCAGAGTGTTGCTTTTAAAGTTGTTCACATTGAACCTGAAAATGCTGTAATTATTAACAAGGATACTGATATTGAGTTTTCTGATAAACCGGCAGCAGGATTTGAGGGCTTAAAAATGATATCCTATGAGGATATCGGTGGTCTGAAAGGCGAGCTCCAGAATGTCAGGGAGACAATTGAGCTTCCTATGCGTCATCCCGAGCTTTTTAGAAAACTTGGAATTGACCCTCCCAAAGGAGTTCTTTTGTACGGGCCCCCTGGTACCGGAAAAACTCTTATAGCCAAGGCTGTTGCAAATGAAAGCGGTGCACATTTTATCTCTATTGCAGGTCCTGAGGTTATATCAAAGTATTACGGTGAGAGTGAGCAGCGTTTAAGGGAAATTTTCGATGAAGCTGAAGAGAATGCTCCTGCGATAATTTTTATTGATGAACTTGACTCAATTGCACCAAAACGTGAAGATGTAACCGGTGAAGTCGAAAGAAGGGTTGTAGCCCAGCTTCTGACAATGATGGACGGTCTTGAGGAAAGAGGACAGGTAGTTGTAATTGGCGCTACCAACCGTCTTGATGCAATTGATCAGGCTCTTCGCCGTCCCGGCAGATTTGACCGGGAGATCGAGATTGGTGCCCCGAGTGAGGAAGACAGAATTGAAATTCTAAGGATCCATACTCGTGGAATGCCGATAGAGGGTGAAAACCGTCTTATCTTAAAGAGAAATGAATTCAATTGTTCATCAGGAACTGAAAAGATCACTCTTGAAAAAGAGCTCAAGCAGATTGATGATGAAGTGCACAGAGTTCGTGAGAAGATGCTGGAGGAATTTGGCTCAAAGACGAATGGATTTGTAGGTGCTGATCTCGCTGCACTGGCGCGTGAAGCTGCAATGAGGGCACTTAGAAGATATCTTCCAATTATTGATCTTGAGACGGATGAAGTTCCTCAGGAAATACTTGAATCAATGGAGATTAAATTAAGTGATTTCCGTGATGCATTCCGTGAAATAAATCCAAGTGCCATGCGTGAAGTGTTTTTGGAAGTATCGCATATTACATGGGGCGATGTTGGAGGATTAAAGGAAGAGAAAGAAGAAGTCAGAGAAGCTGTTGAGTATCCCCTTATACACCGTGACAGGTTTGAGAACTTAGGTATTGAACCTCCAAAGGGAGTTCTTCTATACGGACCTCCCGGAACCGGAAAAACACTGATTGCAAAAGCGGTTGCTAATGAAAGCGGAGCAAATTTCATACCTGTAAGAGGTCCCCAGCTTCTTTCAAAATGGGTTGGTGAAAGTGAGCGTGCTGTTCGTGAAATTTTCCGGAAAGCCCGCCAGGTGTCTCCTTCAATAATTTTCTTTGATGAACTTGATGCGCTTGCGCCTGCCAGAGGAAGTTCTGACACTCATGTAATTGAGAGCGTTGTAAACCAGATTCTGACTGAATTTGACGGACTTGAAGATATGACAGGGGTTGTTGTGATGGGTGCGACAAACCGTCCGGATATGATAGATCCTGCGCTCCTTCGTGCAGGGAGGTTTGACAGACTTGTGTATGTTGGTGAACCGGACGAAATATCCCGGAAAAAGATTCTTCAGATTCATTCCAGACATATGCCGATTGAAGGATCAGTCATTGAAGAATTAATTGATTTTACAAAATTGTTTGATGAAAGTGCATTTGAAAATGCTTTTGAAGAGATTGGAAAAAAGAAGGATATCTCGATAAACAGAACAATAAACGCAGATGAGCTAAAATCCCGCTTTGGAATTGTTGAAAAGGAAACGGGATCGGTGATTTCCGCCCTGCGTAGAAGAAAACTGATAGTATCAGGGCTTCAGGAAAATGCTCTTTATATAAATGACCCAAAAAGAGACGAGCTTATTGATAAACTGGCAAAGAAAACTGCTGGTTATGTAGGATCAGATCTTGAGCTTTTGTGCCGTGAAGCGGCAATGTTTGCTATGCGTGATGGTTCTGCCTCGATTTCAGAAGTACATTTCAATAAAGCTCTTAAAAAAGTTCATCCAATGATGAATGAAAGGCTGAGGGAGCAGTATTCAAGAATAAAACAGCATTTCAAAGGCGGACTCCCTGCTCAGGTTCAGCCTGTTGAATACCAATAATAATTTTTTAGTATTTATCCTGAGCAGTATTTTCTTATTTTGGATAATAATTTTATTTCTGATTGCAGTTTTTCTTTTTGTGTAAAAACTTATCACAATTATTATGCTGTAATGGACAAAAAAATACATTGAAGATCTGTAATTCGTATATGATGCAGATAAATACGGAGGATAAAAATATTGTCAAACTGTACAACATTTCTCGATAATAACTCTAAAATATACAATAAGGATGCATTGATCTTTCCATCGGAAAACAGGATTTATACATATGCGGGTATTCTTGATACTGTAAACCGTTATGCAAATATTCTGTCATCTTACGGGGTAAAAAAAGGTGACCGGGTATGCATCTATCTTCCTGCAATACCTGAATATCTATTGTTTTACTTTGCAATATGGAGAATAGGAGCTATATCAGTTCCATTAAATATTGTGTTAAAAGAGTCAGAGGTTTCTTACATGCTTAAAGACTCTGATTCATGTGCAATAATAACTGACACTAACTCCGGAGATGTTGCAGAAAGGGCATCAGCGGAAATATCATCTGATATTTTGGTTCTAACAATTGGAAACAATGAATGGAATGATATCGTTTCTTCAGCCTCTAATGAATTCAGGGCAGTTTATTGTGATTCAGATGATCTATGCCAGCTTCAGTACACGTCCGGCACTACCGGGAAGCAAAAAGGGGCAATGCTTACTCATGGAAACTGGATTGCTGCAATGGATGCGGAAAAAGAGCTTTTGGGTTTTAATTCTGAAGATATTTACCTTGGAATCTATCCGATGGCCCATGTTGGTGTTTCATGGGGTATTTCGGCTCTTAAGTCCGGTGCAACATGGATAATTCTGGAGAGATTTGAACTTGAAAAATACATCTCTTATATTGCTGAATATAAGGCAACCGTTGTTGCAGCAATGCCTCCTGTCATACATTCATTGTTGAAAACATCTCCCGGTACTGAATCTGTTTTTGCTTGTGTAAGAGAGATGATAAGCGGGGGAGGTCCTCTTCACCCAAGTATCTGGAAAGAATTTTACAGTCGTTTTGGTGTTCCTGTCGTAAATGCATACGGATTATCAGAAACAATTGTTGTAGGAACAGGCACTGCAATCAGACCATGTGACTATGAAAGAGCTGATGAATTTCGAAGTGTTGGCAGACCTGTCGGGTATTCTGAGGTAAAAATTGTTGATGTAAATGATGCTTTGGAAGAACTGTCCGTTGGAGAGATTGGGGAGATTGCCCTTCGCGGTCCGGCAGTTGCAAAAGGCTACTGGAAAATGGAAGAAGAAACCAGAAGTGTCTTTTTGCCTGAAGGATGGTTTTTAACAGGAGATATTGGATATATTGATGATAGTGGCATGGTTGCAATAACAGATCGCAAAAAAGACATGATTGTAATGTCAGGCTGGAAAATTTATCCGACCGAGGTTGAAAAAGCAATGATAGAACACCCTGATATTGATGATATTGCAATTTTCGGCTGTCCTGACTCACACAGAGGTGAAATCCCTGTTGCAGCGGTTGTTCTAAGGACTGGCAAAAAACCTGATAAGGAGGCATTGAAAAATTTTGCAAAGGAAAGACTTGCAGGCTACAAAGTCCCGAGAGAATATATTTTTGTAGATATTCTTCCCCGTGTAAACC
Proteins encoded in this region:
- a CDS encoding CDC48 family AAA ATPase, with the protein product MICLKVDSAYPEDQGGGRARLDPETMLHLHLSPGDLVYIDGKKRTVAKVWRMLVNDWNQEKVRIDNYIRLNAEVSIGDKVDISPVKDVVAAEHVILAPPEDLPKQLPINYNSAVSRLIDFPVVKGDSVPVSAGLPFMQPQSVAFKVVHIEPENAVIINKDTDIEFSDKPAAGFEGLKMISYEDIGGLKGELQNVRETIELPMRHPELFRKLGIDPPKGVLLYGPPGTGKTLIAKAVANESGAHFISIAGPEVISKYYGESEQRLREIFDEAEENAPAIIFIDELDSIAPKREDVTGEVERRVVAQLLTMMDGLEERGQVVVIGATNRLDAIDQALRRPGRFDREIEIGAPSEEDRIEILRIHTRGMPIEGENRLILKRNEFNCSSGTEKITLEKELKQIDDEVHRVREKMLEEFGSKTNGFVGADLAALAREAAMRALRRYLPIIDLETDEVPQEILESMEIKLSDFRDAFREINPSAMREVFLEVSHITWGDVGGLKEEKEEVREAVEYPLIHRDRFENLGIEPPKGVLLYGPPGTGKTLIAKAVANESGANFIPVRGPQLLSKWVGESERAVREIFRKARQVSPSIIFFDELDALAPARGSSDTHVIESVVNQILTEFDGLEDMTGVVVMGATNRPDMIDPALLRAGRFDRLVYVGEPDEISRKKILQIHSRHMPIEGSVIEELIDFTKLFDESAFENAFEEIGKKKDISINRTINADELKSRFGIVEKETGSVISALRRRKLIVSGLQENALYINDPKRDELIDKLAKKTAGYVGSDLELLCREAAMFAMRDGSASISEVHFNKALKKVHPMMNERLREQYSRIKQHFKGGLPAQVQPVEYQ
- the radB gene encoding DNA repair and recombination protein RadB, which translates into the protein MDFSKINTGSSDFDELIGGGLERRVITQMYGEPGSGKSTICTLCAVNILKSGKCAIIIDSEGFSAERFEQIAGSDESKNLAERLFLFEPLDFSEQGLMIAQCDTLLRDNDIGLIILDSATALYRVELGNSGEGQRRLGQQLIHLLGYARKYDIPVIVTNQVYMDINNEMLTGLGGTSLRHISKVIVRLEKQNSHKTAILEKHRSKPEGRSFDFKIINEGIIKV
- the dapF gene encoding diaminopimelate epimerase, whose amino-acid sequence is MEIPFVKLQGNGNDFILIDETKGNVIPDEMKGQFAKLYCDRRFGIGGDGVLFISSSEKADIKMRLFQPDESEAEMCGNGIRCLVKYAYDMKYIKEECSVETLAGILLVEAGYHSEDEFFAVIDMGRVKYDRPEIPAKGEGEYIEEIEGFTVYAVNTGVPHAVVFVENLDEFDICSVAPKIRYHETFLEGANVNFVSVTGDSEIKIRTYERGVEDETFSCGTGSTASAVVSFKTGKTGDKVLVNTVGGPLTIYISKSGAKMEGSAETVFSGFIPL
- the larC gene encoding nickel pincer cofactor biosynthesis protein LarC — encoded protein: MKILLFDPFHGAAGDMIIGALLDLGADKDSVEKAMSSVVSKPDFKNVERCGISAVKVETNAGKAHRTLDEVNNIIDTCIAPKEAVLMAKRVFGRINTGEINVHGTKMTHFHEVGADDAIADVIGACTAFLSLNPDAVYIKPLALGCGFVNSEHGKIPVPAPATIEILKESGLQVIYGKDPEEGELCTPTGAALLSEFSTYSNTEPEGRIIATGYGAGTKNPQNTPNVLRTLIIEQNNELSDRVDILETNVDDATGEVIAYTIQRLMDEGARDASSIPINMKKGRNGSLIRVICKPEEADMFVRILSEELGTLGIRHIRSIHRSILKRTFETVSLELKGRIYAINVKIGWIETEPVTLKAEYEDAKKCAEETGLPIKKIAAMAERIASEKIDNGAK
- a CDS encoding class I adenylate-forming enzyme family protein, whose amino-acid sequence is MSNCTTFLDNNSKIYNKDALIFPSENRIYTYAGILDTVNRYANILSSYGVKKGDRVCIYLPAIPEYLLFYFAIWRIGAISVPLNIVLKESEVSYMLKDSDSCAIITDTNSGDVAERASAEISSDILVLTIGNNEWNDIVSSASNEFRAVYCDSDDLCQLQYTSGTTGKQKGAMLTHGNWIAAMDAEKELLGFNSEDIYLGIYPMAHVGVSWGISALKSGATWIILERFELEKYISYIAEYKATVVAAMPPVIHSLLKTSPGTESVFACVREMISGGGPLHPSIWKEFYSRFGVPVVNAYGLSETIVVGTGTAIRPCDYERADEFRSVGRPVGYSEVKIVDVNDALEELSVGEIGEIALRGPAVAKGYWKMEEETRSVFLPEGWFLTGDIGYIDDSGMVAITDRKKDMIVMSGWKIYPTEVEKAMIEHPDIDDIAIFGCPDSHRGEIPVAAVVLRTGKKPDKEALKNFAKERLAGYKVPREYIFVDILPRVNQWKLLRRQLRDDYCRDCN